In a single window of the Pseudogemmatithrix spongiicola genome:
- a CDS encoding OsmC family protein encodes MITRKAHAKWEGELKVGTGHLRLGSGAYEGKYSFGTRFEGAPGTNPEELLGAAHAGCFSMALNLGISQAGFAAAYVDTTAEVQMDKVDGGMAIVHIKLTTKAKVPGLSSAKFHELAEATKVNCIISKALRVPMSVDATLET; translated from the coding sequence ATGATCACGCGCAAGGCACACGCCAAGTGGGAAGGCGAACTCAAGGTCGGCACCGGGCACCTCCGCCTCGGCAGCGGCGCCTACGAAGGCAAGTACTCCTTCGGCACGCGCTTCGAGGGCGCACCCGGCACCAATCCGGAAGAGCTCCTCGGCGCCGCGCACGCCGGCTGCTTCTCGATGGCACTCAATCTCGGCATCTCGCAGGCGGGATTCGCCGCCGCGTATGTCGACACGACCGCCGAAGTGCAGATGGACAAGGTCGACGGCGGCATGGCCATCGTGCACATCAAGCTCACGACGAAGGCCAAGGTGCCGGGATTGAGCAGCGCGAAGTTCCACGAGCTCGCCGAGGCGACCAAGGTCAACTGCATCATCTCCAAGGCGCTGCGCGTACCGATGTCGGTGGACGCGACGCTCGAGACGTAG
- the mnmA gene encoding tRNA 2-thiouridine(34) synthase MnmA, which yields MSASSPRPRVLAAMSGGVDSSVAAALLVRQGYDVVGVTMKLFNDGGDLPDRPCCSLDSVNDARRVCESLGIPHYVLNLQDAFGRDVVSDFVAEYAAGRTPIPCVRCNTFTKFRDLLAKADAIEAPFIATGHYARIIDGQLARGVDDNKDQTYFLWGIEREVVARMLLPVGHLTKPETRAIARELGLLTAEKPESHEICFVPDGDYVKVLERELPADAPSLTPGPILTLDGRVVGEHKGFARYTIGQRRGLPGGSSEPLFVVALRPEDRAVVVGPREALLGRGLSATDVNWLAARVPADGSEVLVRIRHRATPVPATLVVATRDRFEVLLHEPAYAISPGQSVVLYDAAGLVLGGGIIAASKRVLPIQAA from the coding sequence ATGTCCGCGTCATCGCCCCGCCCCCGCGTCCTCGCCGCCATGAGCGGCGGCGTCGACTCCTCCGTCGCCGCCGCGCTGCTCGTGCGCCAGGGCTACGACGTCGTGGGCGTGACGATGAAGCTGTTCAACGACGGCGGCGACCTCCCCGACCGCCCCTGCTGCTCGCTCGACAGCGTGAACGATGCGCGTCGTGTCTGCGAATCGCTGGGCATCCCGCACTACGTGCTCAACCTGCAGGACGCCTTCGGCCGCGACGTCGTGAGCGACTTCGTGGCCGAGTACGCCGCCGGCCGCACGCCGATTCCCTGCGTGCGCTGCAACACGTTCACCAAGTTCCGCGACCTACTCGCCAAGGCCGACGCGATCGAGGCGCCGTTCATCGCGACGGGGCACTACGCCCGCATCATCGACGGGCAGCTTGCCCGCGGCGTGGACGACAACAAGGACCAGACGTACTTCCTGTGGGGCATCGAGCGCGAGGTCGTGGCGCGGATGCTGCTCCCCGTGGGGCACCTCACCAAGCCCGAGACGCGTGCGATCGCGCGCGAGCTGGGCCTGCTCACGGCCGAAAAGCCGGAGAGCCACGAAATCTGCTTCGTGCCCGACGGTGATTACGTGAAGGTCCTCGAGCGCGAATTGCCCGCCGACGCCCCGTCACTCACGCCGGGCCCGATCCTGACACTGGACGGACGCGTCGTCGGCGAGCACAAGGGCTTTGCGCGATACACCATCGGGCAGCGGCGCGGATTGCCGGGCGGCTCAAGCGAGCCGCTGTTCGTCGTGGCGCTGCGGCCGGAGGATCGCGCCGTGGTCGTCGGCCCACGCGAGGCCTTGCTCGGTCGCGGGCTGAGCGCCACCGATGTCAACTGGCTCGCAGCGCGCGTACCCGCAGACGGCAGCGAGGTGCTCGTGCGCATCCGGCACCGTGCGACACCGGTGCCCGCCACACTTGTCGTGGCCACACGCGATCGCTTCGAGGTGTTGCTGCACGAACCCGCGTATGCGATTTCCCCGGGGCAGAGCGTCGTGCTCTACGATGCCGCCGGCCTCGTGCTCGGCGGCGGGATCATCGCGGCCAGCAAGCGCGTGCTGCCCATTCAGGCGGCGTAG
- a CDS encoding type IV pilus twitching motility protein PilT — protein sequence MRRASSSRHAGDIWLGSGADASLTELLDRARALRASDVHIAPGFPVFARIDGKLQAITDQPLTLSTARHLATAPLSERQRASLQDDLDVDLMCIDDQQQRYRVNIAHANGAVGAVIRLLPLAPMPLADLKLPLAVEIATQRGKGLVLITGSTSQGKTTTMASMIDAINRRDRRHIVTIEDPVEYVHPPGQSLVRQREVGRDTQSFATGLRAALRQDPDVLLIGELRDFETIEIALRAAASGMLVISTLHIVSIERMMDRLVAYAPPGRENLVRSMTSEVLHLVVHQELLPTLDGGKRVAAEVMVGTRAIRNLLRGGSETQLRSALMSGSAAGMVTMQASLDALVNEGAIAESIRDDVLKNYAAIN from the coding sequence ATGCGCCGCGCCAGCAGCAGCCGTCACGCCGGGGATATCTGGCTCGGATCGGGCGCCGATGCGTCCCTCACCGAGCTGCTCGACCGCGCCCGAGCCCTCCGGGCGAGTGACGTGCACATCGCACCGGGCTTCCCGGTGTTCGCGCGCATCGACGGCAAGCTGCAGGCGATCACCGACCAGCCGCTGACGCTCTCGACGGCTCGGCACTTGGCCACGGCGCCGCTCAGCGAACGCCAACGCGCCTCGCTGCAGGACGACCTCGACGTCGATCTCATGTGCATCGACGACCAACAGCAGCGCTACCGCGTGAACATCGCGCACGCGAACGGTGCGGTCGGCGCCGTCATCCGCCTGCTGCCGCTGGCGCCAATGCCGCTCGCCGACCTCAAGCTGCCGCTGGCCGTCGAGATCGCGACGCAGCGTGGCAAAGGCTTGGTCCTCATCACCGGCAGCACCAGCCAGGGGAAGACTACCACGATGGCGAGCATGATCGACGCCATCAACAGGCGCGACCGCCGGCATATCGTCACGATCGAGGATCCGGTGGAGTACGTGCATCCGCCCGGCCAATCCCTCGTGCGCCAGCGCGAAGTCGGCCGCGACACGCAGTCCTTCGCCACCGGCCTCCGTGCCGCGCTGCGCCAAGACCCCGACGTCCTACTCATCGGCGAGCTGCGGGACTTCGAGACCATCGAGATCGCGCTCCGCGCCGCCGCCTCCGGCATGCTCGTCATCTCCACCCTGCACATCGTGTCCATCGAGCGCATGATGGACCGCCTGGTCGCCTACGCGCCGCCGGGGCGCGAGAACCTCGTGCGCTCGATGACTTCCGAAGTCCTGCACCTCGTCGTGCATCAGGAGCTGCTGCCCACGCTCGACGGCGGCAAGCGCGTCGCGGCCGAGGTGATGGTCGGCACGCGCGCCATCCGCAACCTGCTGCGCGGTGGCTCCGAGACGCAGTTGCGCTCGGCGCTCATGTCCGGAAGCGCCGCCGGCATGGTGACGATGCAGGCCTCGCTCGATGCGTTGGTCAACGAGGGCGCGATCGCGGAGTCGATCCGCGACGACGTGCTGAAGAACTATGCGGCCATCAACTGA